The genomic region GAGTGGGCCCTGCATCCACAGGCCCGCGCCGTCGCGAGCCTGCCGCTCCTGGAGATCGTCCGCATCGGCGACTCCCCGCCGGAGCCGTGCGGGACGGGGAACCGTCCACTGTCCGGCGTGCGAGTGCTCGACCTCACGCGGGTCATCGCCGGCCCCGTCTGCGGGCGCACCCTGGCCGCGCATGGGGCCGAGGTGATGCTCGTCACCGCCCACCACCTGCCGGGCATCCCGCTGCTCGTGATGGACACGGGGCGCGGGAAGCTCTCCGTGACCCTCGATCTCCGGCGGGCCGAGGAGGGAGAGTGCCTGCGCCGCCTGATCCGCGAGGCCGATGTCTTCTGCCAGGGCTATCGCCCCGGCGCGCTGGACGGCCGCGGCCTGTCGCCGGAGGAGGTGGCAGCGCTGAGGCCGGGCATCGTCTATGTCACGCTCAGCGCCTATGGGCAGGCCGGGCCCTGGCGCGGGCGGCGCGGTTTCGACAGCCTCGTGCAGTCGGTGAGCGGGATCGCCCACGAGGGCGGCCTCGCGGCCGGCGTCGAGGGCCCGCGGCCCTTGCCGGCCCAGGCCCTGGACCATGCCACCGGCTATCTCGCCGCCTTCGGCGCGATGGCGGCTCTTGCCAGGCGCGCGCGAGAGGGCGGCAGCTACCTGGTGCGCCTCTCGCTGGCCCGGACGGGGCGCTGGATCGACGGCCTCGGCCGGGTGGACGGGATCCTGGTGCGCGATCTCAGGCCCGAGGACGTGGCCGATCTCATGGAATCGAGCGAGACGCCCTTCGGGATCATGCAGGCCGTCGCGCCGGCCGAGCATCTCGCGGAGACGCCTGCCCGCTGGACGCGCCCCGCGGCGCCGCTGGGCACCCACGACGCGGCCTGGCCCCACTGAGCGTTCCCGGCCACCCACTGGCCCCCGGGACTGCGTTGGTGGGAGAGCGGCCGTGATCGGGCTCCCGTGGGATCAGCGCCTGGCCCGGTGGCTCGTGAGGCCCCTTGCGGGCGTGCCCGCCGTCCATCCGAACCACATCACCACGGCGAGCCTCTTCCTGGCGCTGGGAGCCGGTCTCCTCTTCGCCCGGGGAGACAGGGGCGCTGGCCTGTGGGGTGCTGCGCTCTTCGCCCTGGCGCGCTTCGTGGATCACGCAGACGGCGAGCTGGCCCGGCTCACCGGCCGCTCCTCCCGTCTGGGGTACTACTACGACTTCGCGGTGGGAGGACTCAGCTCAGGGGCGCTCTTCCTCGGCATCGGTGTGGGGCTCGGGAGCGGAGGATGGACCGACTGGCCGGTCCTCCTCGGCATGCTCGCAGCGGTCTCGGGGCTGGCGGCCACGGCGTTCGGCATCGCGGTGGAGGCCGCCCCGGGGCCGCGGGCGCCGCTGTACCCCAGCGCCGGCGGTTTCGAGCTGGAGGACGGCATCTACCTCATCGTCCCCTTCACCTGGCTCGGGTGGCTCGGGCCCTTCTTCGTCCTGTCCAGCATCGGCCAGGTGATCTTCTGCCTCGCGATGCTGGGCCGCCTCCGCGCAGCGCGCCGGGCCTGACCCGCACCTCTGGTCGGGGTTCACACCACGCCGGCCGGCGCGAGCCCCGCCGCCCCGCGGTGAGCGGCAGCCTGAAGTCGCAGGGCTCCGGACCGGGCGGGCCCCGTCAGGCCGAGGCGAGGAAGTCCAGCACGGTCCGGTTGAAGGTGGCCGGGTCCTCCCAGTGCAGGCAATGGCCGACTGC from Candidatus Rokuibacteriota bacterium harbors:
- a CDS encoding CDP-alcohol phosphatidyltransferase family protein, yielding MIGLPWDQRLARWLVRPLAGVPAVHPNHITTASLFLALGAGLLFARGDRGAGLWGAALFALARFVDHADGELARLTGRSSRLGYYYDFAVGGLSSGALFLGIGVGLGSGGWTDWPVLLGMLAAVSGLAATAFGIAVEAAPGPRAPLYPSAGGFELEDGIYLIVPFTWLGWLGPFFVLSSIGQVIFCLAMLGRLRAARRA
- a CDS encoding CoA transferase produces the protein MSDAAAALAGLWQAAGCAPEALERLSLTGCDPILPGPFKVGTAALASIGASALAAAECWRWRTGRAQAVGVEIRAAATAFRSERYLRVDGQPPADPWSPISGYYRTGDGRWMQLHCNFPHHRDGVLRILGCEASREAVGAAVLRWQAASLENALAEAGMCAGMVRSAEEWALHPQARAVASLPLLEIVRIGDSPPEPCGTGNRPLSGVRVLDLTRVIAGPVCGRTLAAHGAEVMLVTAHHLPGIPLLVMDTGRGKLSVTLDLRRAEEGECLRRLIREADVFCQGYRPGALDGRGLSPEEVAALRPGIVYVTLSAYGQAGPWRGRRGFDSLVQSVSGIAHEGGLAAGVEGPRPLPAQALDHATGYLAAFGAMAALARRAREGGSYLVRLSLARTGRWIDGLGRVDGILVRDLRPEDVADLMESSETPFGIMQAVAPAEHLAETPARWTRPAAPLGTHDAAWPH